The following are encoded in a window of Aerosakkonema funiforme FACHB-1375 genomic DNA:
- a CDS encoding NfeD family protein, which yields MKSLFIPSEVEVFPEPVIGTVDKVISPQKPGRVRCLGSCWPAQLYQVNCQATILPEESVNIVAIQGITLLVVPLISHCSS from the coding sequence ATGAAAAGTTTATTTATTCCTTCTGAAGTTGAAGTTTTCCCAGAACCTGTTATTGGTACGGTAGACAAGGTAATTTCACCTCAGAAACCCGGACGAGTTAGGTGTTTGGGTAGCTGTTGGCCTGCTCAATTATATCAAGTGAATTGCCAAGCAACTATTCTGCCAGAAGAATCGGTGAATATTGTTGCCATTCAAGGAATTACTTTGCTTGTCGTCCCTTTAATTTCTCATTGCTCTAGTTGA